In Ostrea edulis chromosome 4, xbOstEdul1.1, whole genome shotgun sequence, a single window of DNA contains:
- the LOC125671880 gene encoding regucalcin-like has product MPTHWLVLVTNVIYVNLYQYFRMNVEYILKNAAGLDGEGPHWDDVTGTLLYVDINGYAIHRYDAETGSDDKLELDGPVGFAVPARKGGLIASVGRSLVHVDWDTKKVTKLHEVEQGLQTRFNDGKCDPKGRVWAGTMGPEEPDIESMPKIGNLYCLDLDGSLHTLVRNIGISNGLAWNEDEKTMYYVDSTPRQIYRYSYDAATRQISNKKIIVDNRGDSLAEKGVPDGMTIDTEGKLWVACYLAGKVVQYDPETGKELQTVYIPSSKRITSCCFGGKNLDELYVTCSAYDVPKDELQKYPLSGSICRVSGLGVKGYKANIYEGRIMI; this is encoded by the exons ATGCCAACTCATTGGTTAGTACTAGTGACTAATGTAATATATGTCAACCTTTATCAGTATTTCAGAATGAATGTTGAATACATCTTGAAAAATGCTGCAGGATTGGATGGCGAAGGCCCACACTGGGATGACGTCACCGGTACACTTCTGTATGTGGATATAAACGGATACGCCATTCACCGATATGATGCAGAGACAGGCAGCGATGACAAACTTGAACTGG ATGGTCCTGTTGGATTTGCTGTCCCTGCCAGAAAAGGTGGGCTGATAGCAAGCGTGGGTCGCTCTCTGGTACACGTGGACTGGGATACAAAGAAGGTGACCAAACTTCACGAAGTGGAACAGGGTCTACAGACACGTTTTAATGATGGAAAGTGTGATCCAAAAGGAAGAGTGTGGGCTG GAACGATGGGTCCTGAGGAGCCTGATATTGAGAGTATGCCAAAGATTGGCAATCTTTATTGTTTGGATTTGGATGGGAGTTTGCACACATTAGTGAGGAACATTGGCATTTCCAATGGCCTTGCTTGGAATGAAGATGAGAAGACTATGTACTATGTCGACTCAACACCTCGGCAGATATACCGGTACAGCTATGATGCTGCCACTAGACAAATTT caaataaaaaaataatcgtGGATAACAGGGGGGACTCACTTGCAGAGAAAGGTGTCCCTGATGGCATGACCATTGATACAGAGGGTAAACTCTGGGTGGCATGCTACctcgctggaaaagttgttcaatATGATCCTGAAACAG GTAAAGAGTTGCAAACAGTATACATCCCATCTTCAAAAAGAATAACATCATGTTGTTTCGGCGGGAAAAATTTGGATGAACTCTATGTCACTTGTTCAGCTTATGATGTTCCTAAAGATGAACTACAGAAATACCCATTGTCCGGATCTATTTGTCGGGTCTCTGGGCTTGGAGTTAAGGGTTATAAAGCAAACATTTATGAAGGgagaattatgatttaa